TCTGATCTGTCATATCAGTATGTGGCTACCGGATAAATGGGCTGTTATAGTAATCACTGGTATCCGTGTCGAACACCCTCTTCCCCATCAGAGCAATGTTCTGTCCTCGGACTCAGTTTCCTGGCACTTTGCTCTGAAATCTAAATTTAGCCTTAAAATTTCAGCCTGTAaccaggagagggagggagtttcTGAATATTTATGGAATTAATTCACGAGATTTGATTAACTTTTAACTCTGTGTCCTTCCAATTCAGCCGCACAGATTTATTGTTCCTAGACTCAACCAATGGCAGACTGCAGAAACCAAACAGCCATCACTGAATTCTTCCTCCTGGGATTCGGGGATCTCCCTGACCTGCAAATTCTTCTCTTCCTGATGTTCCTAGTGATCTACATGGCAACCGTGGTTGGGAACACCCTCATTGTGGTACTCGTTGTGGCTGACCAGCATCTTCACagccccatgtacttcttcctggggaatTTGTCCTGCGTAGAGACCTGCTACACCTCAGCCATTGTGCCCCGGatgctggccagtctcctgactggggacaAAAGCATCTCAGTCAGTGGCTGCATCATACAACTGTATTTCTTTGGTTCTCTGGCGGCTACAGAATGCTATCTCCTAGCAGCGATGTCTTATGATCGGTATTTAGCGATATGTAAACCCCTGCACTATTCAACTCTTATGAATATCAGGTTTTCCTTCCAGTTGGCTGCTGGCTCCTGGTTAAATGGTTTTTTGCCTATTACCATCTTTGTCTTATTCCTATCACAGTTAATATTCTGTGGCCCAAATGAAATTGACCATTTGTATTGTGATCCCCTCCCACTGATAGAGCTCTCCTGCAGTGACACCCACCAGGTCATATTGGCAGATTTCATACTAGCCTGTGTATTCACCCTGCCTCCATTCCTACTAACCCTGACATCCTACATGTGCATCATCGCCACCATCCTGAGAATCCCTTCCACCACCGGgaggcaaaaggccttttccacctgctcctctcacctcattGTGGTGACAATTTTCTATGGAACCCTAATGATTGTCTACATCCTACCGAAACGTGATACACTGAGAGACCTAAACAAAGTACTCTCTCTTTGCTACACGGTCCTGACTCCCCTGGtaaaccccctcatctacagcctgagaaacagagAGGTCAAGGAAGCTTTGAGGAAAGCATTCAGTAAATGTGGCTTTCGCAAAAAACGTGCAGAGACTCTGAGATAATAACttagctttgaaaacctcaggcTGTCTGGGTGATTTAAGCAATCATCCCCCATTAAAATTTAAGTTGAAAAGTCCTAGTGAAAATCTCAGCACTCAGTGTTGTCCATCTCAGTGGAAGGACCAGGGAGGGAGGTGGCCATAACCATGTTCCCATCATGGAGTTATGGGCACTAGGCAGAATGGAGACAAAATTGTAACCAATTGTTTAGATCTTTAAAAAAGCCATTCTTgatcaaaataaatgtttggaCAATAAAAATAGTAACTCCTtgtgcagcagagatgggaacGTAAGGCTGGGAAATCTGCCACCCCTGAAATTGTGCATATTACCATCATAACCCTCTGCAAACCAACCATCTTCACTGAACTCACAGAGGCCGGAGGAAAACAACCAGGCCCCAGCAGTGACCTCTGGACACTTCACCAGGAACAGCGTTATAGCTCTTATCTGGGCTATACCCGGCTGTGATCAGCTCCGGgaaagcagcagctccaggctcaCCGGGCCCTTGGAGGCAGGGAGGTTGGGCAAACAAAGAGGTAGACTCACACGCCAGGTCAACTGGCACTGTCCAGGCCCAGCTGGGGGTTTGCCAGGGCACCCGTAGAACTGAGGCCGTTCCGGGGGTCGGGTCTGTCAAACGGTCACTGACGAGGGACTCTGCTCATGGCCCTGCAGggcaccagctgctctgcttccaCCAGCTGCACAGAGCAGTTCAAAGGGAGGGGACCTGTTACAATGAGCGTCCCCAAAACTAACTGCAACAAGCCCAATGTCCGACAGGGCTAGTTCTGAGGGCACAGTGTCTAGTCAGCCCCAGGTACCCCAGGCAGCTCTGCTCCACACAGGGCCCTTTCCTCAGGGGGTGAGGCAACTTACGGTGAGAGGAAGCGGCAACCACCTACCAACGGGCAGAACTCCTGTGATGCCAAACACGGCAGTGCTGGCTCAGTCACTGGGAGCACGTCAGGGCTTGGCCAGAGATCGGGGAGCTGGGCACCAGTGAGAATTGTAGGGCTGCGACTCTGCGGAAAGGATTTCCCAAGGGATCTGACGGAGCTAGTCATCCAAATCTCTTTTAAATGGGAGATGGACGCCTATCTCCCTTAAACGTCTCTGAGAATCTCAGCCTGGAGAGCCACTGGGATTCTGTCATGGTAGCTTCAATCTATGCATTTCCATTGGAAACAGAACCCACATCAACCGAAAGGCACTGGATGGATGGGAAACCCCTGCTAATCCACgctacatggcagaggggcattgctgtcacatgatggcacatatcacattggtagatgtgcaggtgaacgagcctctgatagtctggctgatgtgattaggccctatgatggtgtcccctgaatagatatgtggacacagctggcaacaggcatgtgaagtagttatgggtgaggacaaagtcacaaagttcagtcaccaggtttgccgtgacattatcagggatactgttcctgatgactTGTAGTCtatttttgtgtggaatgttggtgtagaggtcGTCTACACCCACAGTGGCCAG
The window above is part of the Natator depressus isolate rNatDep1 chromosome 14, rNatDep2.hap1, whole genome shotgun sequence genome. Proteins encoded here:
- the LOC141998507 gene encoding olfactory receptor 6N1-like isoform X2, with protein sequence MADCRNQTAITEFFLLGFGDLPDLQILLFLMFLVIYMATVVGNTLIVVLVVADQHLHSPMYFFLGNLSCVETCYTSAIVPRMLASLLTGDKSISVSGCIIQLYFFGSLAATECYLLAAMSYDRYLAICKPLHYSTLMNIRFSFQLAAGSWLNGFLPITIFVLFLSQLIFCGPNEIDHLYCDPLPLIELSCSDTHQVILADFILACVFTLPPFLLTLTSYMCIIATILRIPSTTGRQKAFSTCSSHLIVVTIFYGTLMIVYILPKRDTLRDLNKVLSLCYTVLTPLVNPLIYSLRNREVKEALRKAFSK
- the LOC141998507 gene encoding olfactory receptor 6N1-like isoform X1, yielding MESSVRGNQTAITEFFLLGFGDLPDLQILLFLMFLVIYMATVVGNTLIVVLVVADQHLHSPMYFFLGNLSCVETCYTSAIVPRMLASLLTGDKSISVSGCIIQLYFFGSLAATECYLLAAMSYDRYLAICKPLHYSTLMNIRFSFQLAAGSWLNGFLPITIFVLFLSQLIFCGPNEIDHLYCDPLPLIELSCSDTHQVILADFILACVFTLPPFLLTLTSYMCIIATILRIPSTTGRQKAFSTCSSHLIVVTIFYGTLMIVYILPKRDTLRDLNKVLSLCYTVLTPLVNPLIYSLRNREVKEALRKAFSKCGFRKKRAETLR